Genomic DNA from Marinobacter sp. LV10MA510-1:
CGCCTGTCTGCAGACGTACTGAATCTTGATATCAGCACCTCGGCGACCTCCAAAGGCGAATCCCTGGCGGATACCTTGTACAACCTGGAGGCCATGGCCAGCGACATGTTTGTGGTGCGTCACGCCCAAAGCGGTGCGCCTCACTTTATTGCCGAAAGCGTGACGCCCAAAGTGGCCATTATTAACGCCGGTGACGGGCGCCATGCCCATCCCACTCAAGCCATGCTGGACATGCTCACCATTCGCCAACATAAAAAGACCTTTGATGGTTTGAAGGTGGCGATTGTGGGCGACGTGCTGCATTCCCGTGTGGCGCGCTCGCAGATTCGCGCTCTTAACGAGCTGGGCGTGGCCGAGGTGCGGGTGATTGCACCGGGCACGCTCTTACCCCGGGATGTGGAAGCGCTGGGTTGCACCGTAGAGTACGACATGCTGCGCGGTATGAAAGATCTGGACGTGGTGATTATGCTGCGCCTGCAAAAAGAAAGAATGGAAGGCGCGCTGCTGCCCAGCGAAGGCGAGTTCTACCGCCTTTACGGTCTTGACCGGGCCAAACTGGCGCTGGCCAAACCGGATTGCATTGTGATGCATCCGGGGCCGATCAACCGCGGCGTGGAAATTGAATCGGCGGTGGCCGACGGGCCGCAATCGGTCATCCTGAATCAGGTCACCAACGGTATTGCCATCCGCATGGCGGTGATGTCCATGGCCATGGGCGGTCAGTTGGCGGAGCGTCAGCAGGCGTTGAGCAAAATGATCCAGCAGGAGGCGCGCTCATGAAACTGTCTTCCCGCCCCCCTGCCGGTAGCGTGAAAATCATTGGCGGCCAGCTGTACCGCGGAGCCACGGTCACCAGCGCAGGTGCGTTGGAAGTTAATCCCGGCTTGCTGATAAAAAATGGCCGCGTTGCGGCTCTTGGCCCCGACGCCCTGGCGCAAACGGCCGATGAAACCTTGATGGCGGAAAATTGCATTGTCAGCCCGGGGTTTCTGGATTTGTGCTGCAATCTGCGCGAACCGGGCAATGGCCAAAAAGGCAATATGGCCTCGGAAACACGGGCCGCTGCCCACGGTGGCTTCACCAGCGTGTGCGCCGCACCTGACACCTCGCCGGTAAACGATTCTGGCGCTGTGACCAACCTGATTCGTGATATGGCCGCCAGCCGGGCGTTGGTACGAGTGCTGCCCATAGGTGCGGTTACCCGTGGCCTGGGAGGCGAATTGCTCAGCGATATGGCGGGTTTGCAGAAGGCAGGTTGTGTCGCATTGGGTAATGCCTCACGGGGCTTGCGTAACGCACGGGTTTTGCGGCGTTGCATGGCTTACGCTCAGACCTTCGGATTAACGCTGATGTTCAGCCCGGAAAACCAGGCGCTGGCCGCCGATGGT
This window encodes:
- a CDS encoding aspartate carbamoyltransferase catalytic subunit; translated protein: MTAIATGPHHLQLTREGQLRHFLTLDGLGRELLTDILDTADSFIEVGERTIKKVPLLRGRTVVNLFFESSTRTRSTFELAAKRLSADVLNLDISTSATSKGESLADTLYNLEAMASDMFVVRHAQSGAPHFIAESVTPKVAIINAGDGRHAHPTQAMLDMLTIRQHKKTFDGLKVAIVGDVLHSRVARSQIRALNELGVAEVRVIAPGTLLPRDVEALGCTVEYDMLRGMKDLDVVIMLRLQKERMEGALLPSEGEFYRLYGLDRAKLALAKPDCIVMHPGPINRGVEIESAVADGPQSVILNQVTNGIAIRMAVMSMAMGGQLAERQQALSKMIQQEARS